Proteins encoded within one genomic window of Hermetia illucens chromosome 2, iHerIll2.2.curated.20191125, whole genome shotgun sequence:
- the LOC119648693 gene encoding uncharacterized protein LOC119648693, with amino-acid sequence MNLKFVIFWALLAYVSAANLPKPAMGDLREAFETEDSLYIPISDQEAEQLRLPRSSHIPKRKIPNFEINGASDDWEAEKLRLPRDIPDIELHHKHKRPRRQSEKACEIDESNDDPQPTRQGNREPPEKCENKDEGDGERKLFIEGGGSPKQGYDIHIEGRLKLWESQNQRNSLHGTGSYNQHLGGSFGSSQPNFGGGLIFTHRF; translated from the exons ATGAATCTCAAGTTTGTGATCTTTTGGGCACTTTTGGCGTACGTATCTGCTGCGAATCTGCCAAAGCCAGCTATGGGCGATCTCCGTGAAGCTTTTGAAACCGAAGACTCTCTATATATTCCAATTTCCGACCAAGAAGCCGAGCAATTGAGACTGCCAAGAAGTTCTCATATACCGAAACGGAAGATACCGAACTTTGAAATAAATGGA GCAAGTGACGATTGGGAAGCCGAGAAGCTCAGATTACCGAGAGATATTCCTGACATTGAACTTCATCATAAACACAAACGGCCCCGCCGTCAGTCCGAGAAGGCTTGTGAAATTGACGAATCCAATGACGATCCACAGCCAACTAGACAAGGGAATCGAGAACCACCTGAAAAATGTGAGAATAAAGATGAGGGAGACGGAGAACGCAAATTATTCATTGAAGGTGGGGGTAGTCCCAAACAAGGATACGACATTCACATCGAAGGACGACTCAAATTGTGGGAAAGTCAAAATCAACGAAACAGCCTTCATGGAACCGGTTCCTATAACCAACATTTAGGCGGTTCTTTTGGTAGCAGTCAACCCAATTTTGGTGGTGGATTAATTTTTACACATCGATTTTGA